The sequence below is a genomic window from Eubalaena glacialis isolate mEubGla1 chromosome 13, mEubGla1.1.hap2.+ XY, whole genome shotgun sequence.
GGGGAGGAGGAATGActagtgactgcttaatgggtatggagttttaCGTTGgactgatggaaatgttttgaaaCTCGACAcaagtgatggttgcacaacactgtgaatccACCAGatgtcactgaattatacactttaatgTTACATGATGGAggttgagattgacatatacacactactatatataaaatagataatcaacaaggacctactgtatagcatagggaactctactcaatattttgtaataacctatataggaaaagaatctgaaaaaaaaagatgtatgtatatgtataactgaatcactttcctatacaagtgaaactaacacaacattgtaaataaactatactccaatataaaataaaaactaaaaaaaaataatgttacatgaattttattttaaaacaaaaaataaagaagccaCCAGAAATGTTGGCAGGGTAGTTCTAGGCCCAGTGATCACTTTTCCcgggcagggctgtgtctggtATCCAAGCTATACAATGCCTTGAATACAGCAGGAGTCAATCAGTGATACATGAAAACCACAGATGTGCCAGACCAGAGGTTCCCAGATGTTGCCCTTGGCACTCACTTTGCACTGTGACCTCCCTGTAACAGAGCAATCTTCCCAGGACATACCCctcatgtcctccgcctgcctcttGTAtacagaaaaactttagccaaggaataaatttaatcagagaagcgagaaaatacagaagcaaaggaaaataatcaaacaagacaaaatattgggttggccaagaagttcgTTTGAGTTTTTCCAtgacatcttatggaaaaacccaaacgaacttcttggccaacccaataataatagtttagccattaaatgaagtcaaggacctttagtttctcctcaagggctatcaataatattctgagccatatcctttgagctgttttgcagatactaaaacccccaccaggtggaagacgttaactacatgatgaccagactgcagccatcacataagctgctccatcttacacaattctgagaactggcctcataacaaaccgaccctggaattAAAGATGAACTGTACCTAAAACAACCATGATGACGCTGATCAGGCCACCACATGACTAATCTCAAGGGGATTGTTTGAGCTGCCTGTGCTGTTCTGCACgtagccccctcccccaaccccgaaACACCcttttaaaagctcttgcccccgcTTGACAGTGGGGAGTTGGTTCTTTGGgtcatgagtccaccttctccccaggattGCCAGattcctcaataaagctatctTTACTTTtacccaacacttgtctctcagtaTTGGATTCTTGAGCAACGAGCAGCCAAAGCTGAGCCCGGTAACCCCCCCAACACATATACAACTATATAAACACAGGTTTCGCAAACAATACTGTGCTCTCTGATGACACTGATGTTGGACACACAAGCTACATTGATTTTGCCCATCTGGGAAACCAGGTACAACATCACTGAGACACTGCCGTACTAAGAACAGTATAGGTACTTACATGTATGGCACATCCAAAGGGATATTATctgaataataaagaaatgagctaccCAGCCATGAGAAGACATGGAGAACCTTAAATGcgtattgctaagtgaaagaagccaatctgaaaaggctatgatTCCTGTATATATGTTTCCAactctgtatgattccaactgtatgacattctgggaaaggcaaaactatggagccAGTCAGATCAGTGGCTAGGGgctagtggggagggagggatgaataggcaacacatagatttttagggcagtgaaattattctgtatgatgctatgatggtggatacatgtcattatacatttgtccaaacacaCAGAAtgaggcggtccagtggttaggactcagggctttcactgccgtggccccggattcaatccctgatcgtggaactaagatcccaaaagctgagaggcatggccaaaaaaataaataaaaataaagaaacacacacacagagaaatgtacaacaccaggagtgaaccctaacgccaactatggactttggatggTGATCATATGTCAAtgcaggttcatcaattgtaacaaatgtaggGGATGCCGATGATGGGGAGGCTGTGCACGTGTGGGGACAGGGGATgtatgagaactctctgtaccttccactcaattttgctatgaacctaaaactgctctaaaaaataatttaaaaggggaaaaaaaaggtatttcaaCGTGTGAACATTTTCCTAATACTGCAGAGAACAGTCACAAAACAGTTAAATGCACTAGACTGTATACTTGGCCAtgaacttttttcttccttctttttttaaatctttccaaGCCtcagattcttgtttctttaaaattcttaagacaaaaaaaaaaaaaaaaaaaacctctgggtTTCTCTCTTTCATCGCCCTTGCTGGATCTACTTTCAATTCACTGGTGTGCCCATGAAAAACAGACGACTCATTATAAACATCTGAGTCATAAATGCAGGAGATAACTTTAATAGGAtccaaaatgcaaatcagaatttTGTAAGTAAAATTCCAACGTCTACACTTACTCCTAAACAGAGATCTTTGAGCTCAAAAATTCAGAGAAGGATTTTAATATCCCAAACATGAGAGGTTTGTCACTGGGGAGAAAACCGAGGCCAAATTGTGTGTGAGTATATGAAGCCACATTTATGAATAGTTCAGGGCCCAATAGAAGTGTTCTCGGTAGCAACTGGGAAGCCAGTTGTCccagagaaaacattttcatggGTAATGTTGTGGTCAGCCAGGAATCAGTCATGTGCTCAAAGTTGGCTTAAACAGATGCAAAAACTGAATTCTTTTTGATAACAAGACACAGACCAACACTTGTATGTGTACAAGGCCTAGATGGACTAACAGGATATAAGACGTACAGCCATTTCGGGTTTGAAATTGGTAAATATTCTTCTTTGAGGTCCAAGTAGATATAAAATAAAGCTCTCACATTAATTGAATGTGATTCAGTGTTTGCAACAAACTCCAAAGTCCCCAACAAACGGGAAGAACAAAAGAgccttttaatttgtaaaaatatatgaataagccCGTATTTCACAGAATAAAATAGAATGTCTGACGAACACTTCATGCTCCAGGCATctgatgttatttttaaagtttcccagaatatacatatatgttacgGTCCTCGAAATAGGGCTCTTGTTTTGAAGACTCTGCATATGTAATTGATAACAGCTTGAGACCATTTATGTGCCACCATCTGAGCAAAACTGCTAAATATGCATGGCCTTCAATTTTGTCAAACGCAAGAAAAACACATGCTCAGGATCGGCTGAGTGGCAATTTTTTAAGACCAGAAGTTAGGGTTTAAATGACAAAGTCGCACCAAGGTGGCATGATTTTCCGGCACCTTTCAAAATGAAGCTTTATCACCAGGTAGGAAAAGAGGATGACATTCATATTCCCGGCGAGTTACAATGCCCTCCTTCTACCATCTCACATCTACCCGGATCAATTAACAAAGCATGTTTTGTTCGGAGCATGAATGAGGACGGCTTTCTTCTGTGCATTTTATTAAAACTTGAAAGCTATGGCTTGCTGCCACTGATGACGCCTATTGGGTTCCAACAGCCTAATGTTCAAATCTGACTCACTAGCTATCCACCCAACTCAACATCGGTCATCTTGACATCGGGGGATATTCAGCAAGTCTgtagtttttatcatgaaggatTTTCTACTGCTATGGAACAAATAAAGGGTTCTTTGTACCAACGGCTGGAAACACAACATGAGACCTTTCTTCACACCGTAAGAATTGATGAATAGTTCACAGAGTGaacaaaagactttatttttgaaaagcagaTAACACCAAAGTACTATGTAGTATCCATAGTCATTGCAAAAATAATTACTGGAACTTTCGAAACATCAAATGAATAAGCTGAATCAATGGGTTATGACTATAATTTTGAACAAATATACAGATTTTCGATCAAGACCTAGGCTTGATTTCTACATAATATTATTCACATGCATTCCCTGTGCCTATTTATTATCAAAACGGGGACTCTTGAAAGTCGAGCCCGGCTTTGTCTTGATTTCAAAGATGACACAGCAGCGAACAGAGAACTCTGGCTTGCTGCTTCAGTCCTAGAAATCATGTCTTCAGATGTTATACAACAAAttgatttctgaaaaataaaatccagacttCAGATGCCTTTGAAACAGTCAGGTCCCCACACTTTTCAGCACCATGGTACTCAGACGTGCTCAAACACGCTTTCCTTTGTCTTTCCAAATATCCACCAGGAACCTAAAAGGGGACCCGCTTTAAGAGTTCCATTATGAAGGTCTTTAGGAACAACACTAAACCCAAGTAAAGGCAGTGGATGAAATTATCCCCATTACTTTttctgttaaggaaaaaaaaaaaaaaaaagtgagagtgcATTGGCAAACGGGAAAATGATACCAGTCATATAGTTACGGAAAACAGTTCTATAAATCCCTCCTTTCAAAATTATGTTCAAAGGTGTTTAAGACCAAAAGGAGGTCACAAAAACTGTTAATACAAACAATTcctctaccaaaaaaaaagccCTTCGTGGAAAGTGGCTGAGGATCTGGTCCAAAGAAGGCAGATCAGTGAAAAGATCCAGCCTTCTATTCCTAGCCTGCGTGTATGACCTCAAGGCTATGTGTCTGATGGGTGTGAATAACCCCTCCCTGTACTTAAAAACGAATTAAGAAATTAAAGTGAATTTGTGTGCTATTTAAAAGCCTGCAGTTACAGAATCTGAGAGCCAAGCCCTTAGACTGTAAGGCAAGATTTTTGTCATCAGAAGTGGAAACAGATGGCTATGACAGTAGGCACTAAAGGTTGGTTCAGCCGTACTGGGGCCAGAACAGTTTCAAAAATAAGGCAATCTGGGGCTTCTCAGTTTGAGACCACCAAGAGAAAGGCCCACTGAGGCAAAAAAAGAAGCTGGCCAGTGGCAAATCACCAGAAGATACTCAGACGGCACAATGCTCACAGTTGGATGGGATGACTTGGGGTCACAGATGGGGAGGCAGGAAACCCTTGAACCAGCACTCAAGGAGAATGTCTTTGCATGTCCTGTGCACGGCTCCAAGCAGCAATTTCTGGGGTTTGGAGGTGTGTTATTTTTGCgatattttccccccaaaagaagACACGAAGGTGGAGACCCTGGAGAGATGAGACCACCAAAATGGAGCCTTCACCAGGGGCGGGGCTGGGTGAGAGTCAGAAAGGCCTTCCTGCAGCACACGGCTCCCTTCAGGTCTGGCTGAGTCCTACAAACGCTTGTAGGTGCCCAGGAGAGCTTTGCAGTTGGGACAGTAGTGGTCCACATCCTGCAGGGCGTCCACACAGAAAGGGATGAAGCAGCAGCCCGCGATGCACCTAGAAGAAAAAAGGCCACACATGGAGAGGGTTACAGACTGTAGTCGTTTAGACGATAGCCGCCAGAAAGATATGTCAGGAGTCTTAATCCCCGGAACctataaatgtgaccttattcggaaaaagggtctttgcagatgtaattaaggatcccaagatgggatcttcctggattaTGAGGGTGGGCTCCTTAAACTCAAAGACTGGGATCCTGAtaagaagagaaaaggacacaCAGAAATACAGAGACGGACAAAGCCCAcgtaaagacagaggcagagattggagtgatgcagccacagccAAAGAACACCCAGactaccagaagctagaagagacaaggaaggattctGCCCTTAGAGGCTTCGGAAGGAGcatggcaccttgattttggacttctggcttccagaatggtgagagaataaattcctattgttttaagccaccaggtttgtggtaatttgttatggcagccctggggaactaagaccccaacCATTGCCAAGGCTGCTCCCACAGACAGACTGCTCTGGGTGTATTATCAAGTCTTGGGACATTTAGGCATCTTTCAAAGTGTTAGATTGGAATCGGTGAACTTcttttgtaaagggccagagagtatgTATTTCAGGCTACATGGGTCTTGTTCTGTCATTGGAgtatgaaagcagccacagataatCCGTAAATAAAGGGCGTGACGTGTTCCAATAGAACTTAAaataggctggatttggcccctgggctgtagtttgctgactcctgtctTGGACTGATCACTTTTCCATACAGAGAGCCTGCTTCTCACAGCAACAATCATATAAATTTCCACAAATCACGTCTCTTAACCTACATAATCCATCATCAGCGCACGCAGGCAGGATCTCCATACAGCCTGAGGTGtaagaagaaatatatttggtctttggtTCCCGGCACAGAGCTCCAAAACCCGCGGAACTTCCTGAGTGACAGGAGTGTCTTCTGTTATTCACAAAGAGCCCCTTTCactcacacctgagtttatgctaatgaggtgactagGGTGGGTCCCTAGACAGGCTCGGGatgggctggtcaccagaaagaccaagtgaCCAGAGGGCTGGAACTTTCAACCTCAACTACAGACCTCTGGGGTGGAATGGGGGGCTGAGGGCTGGGTTATAAAAACACTTGAACAGCTAATTTGGAGAGATTCTGGGTTGGTGAATCCAGCATTTATGTGCCGGAAGGGTGGTGTACCCCagctccatggggacagaagcccCTGCACTCAGGACCCATCTGGATCTCGCCCTGTTACCTCCTCACCTAgctgtccatctgtctgtctcctGTATGATAAACCTGTAAATGTAAGTAAAGCGccattctgagttctgtgagccattcatTCTAGCATATTATCAAACCTGAAGAGGGGATAGCAGGACCCCTGATCGGTCAGAAGTACAGGGGACCTAcgacttgtgactggcatctgaagtggggggcagtctgtgggactgagcccttaagctGTGGGGTCTACACCAACTCCAGGTAGTGTCAGAGCTGAACTGAAACactggacacccagctggtgctgGAGCCTTGGCCAGTGTCAGAAAACACCCCACAGCCTTACAACCAAAGTTTGCCAAAAaacgtagtttaaaaaaaaaaaaaatcaacattttacaGGAAGACACTGATTTATATAAAGCAGAATCAGGAAATATCCTGATGAGAAAACTATCTCATGAATGGAATTTCCTATTGCCTAAGCTTACCTGAGTTCAAATAAGGGCAGCCAGTGCATTTAGAGATCATCCTAACCTCCTGCCTGACAAGTGCGGGCATGGCTGCAAGAGGCAATGCACACACAGCCACCTACTTTATCCTCAACACCCCCGGAGGTGGGCATTAGTAcaccccagtttacagatgaggaaactggagcacagagaggtgaagtcacttgcccagaGCCACACAGCTGTGAGAGGCAGGATCTGAACACTCAGTACtgcatttaaggaagaaaaggaggaacgGATAGAAAAAGCTGCCTCAATTTGAAAGCCAGAGGCCAATATTcgataaaagttttcattttgtccTTCCCTGATTTCAAAGACAAAAGTTAGTTTTAACAGGAATGTCCAAAGGACGATGAATTTTTATGTAatgttttctgtctcctttcttcCCCACTGAATGCAAGTCCTTAAGGAAGTTAATTAAGCTCTCAGGGGCTTTGAGCCTCTCTTCAAAATTAGGAAGAGAACCATGATTCCCCCTCCACCTAAGTCATGAGCAGATAATGAGGAAAGAGCCAGGCAAGGGCCTctgaaaagaaacacacaaacacgGTTTCCTTCGAGGAAGAAAACGGAGCACTTATGGTTTTCTGAGTGACTTGCATGGCCAGGAATAAGGAGGCTGCCTTtatctgtttggaaaaaaaaaattaaatggtgcTTCCTCAACATTCTCCCAGAAGAGAAAGTATTATCTCTTTCAACATAATACCCTTGGTGCagacataaatatttacacactCTCCTTGTGTAGGCAACAGAAAACTACTGGGGGTCCTAAAAGGATAAGAAGTTTTGAAGAGATGACTATAAAGTATTTTAATGTACAGAATGTTTAAAGCTTCTCTGAGAGTCAAGCAAACATTATTAATTAGGTcatgaaattctagaagaaaaagaaatccccaAGGGTATCGCTGTACACAGATACAAATGGCTGCTATGCTTGTCCCTACACGCAGGGAGTGGTCTGAGAAGAAATGATGGGACAGCAGCTTCCAGGGGCTGATATGCTcgagggcagtggttctcaactgggcaCGATTTCTGGTTATGACAATGGGGGCAGCGGAgctcctggcatctagtgggtagagaccagggatgctgctcaataTCCTACAGGGCACAGGACAGGCCCCCACAACACAGAAGtaggtgctgaggctgagaaatcctACGAGAGGAATTCAGGAGAGCCCGGGGTCTGAGTGGACCCCAGACTTACCCCAACAGGCACAGGCTCCCGCAGGAGAGCCAGGTGAGGGCGCCGGCATTATAGGACAGCTGAGTCACGATCATCTTGTTGCAGGAAGGACAACACATCTGGACCGGGCGGTCGAAAAAGGAGATGGGCTGCTGCACGTAGACTGTCTGCACAGCAACTGATGAAGGAACAGAACAAACCGGCCAATCAGTAAACGAGGAAGACATTCATTAAATGCAAAACAGTAGAGGCAGGATCTCGACAGATATTTGCTCACCGATGTTCAGGACAGCACTACTCACAAGAGcccagaggtggaagcaacccagtgtCCATTCATAAATGAacggatgaacaaaatgtggtccatccatgcaACAggttattattcagccttaaaaaggaaggaaattctgacacatcttataacatggatggaccttaagggcatcaggctaagtgaaacaagccagtcacaaaaagacaactaCTGTTGATTCCACAGATAGGAGGCACCTAGAGTAGTTGAattcatagagataaaaagtagaatggtgggtgccaggggctgggagagaggaGCGAAGGGGGAGTTGccatttaatgggtatagagtttgtTTTGTATAATGTAAAAGAGATGGAAGGTGGTGATGATTGCCCAAAGATGTgaacgtacttaatgccactgaactgtacgctGAGAAATGCTTAAGGTAATCAATCTTATGTTATGtgttattttaccacaataaaaaaaaattggggatgggtgaggagggagaaaaatgacaaaaagggaagaagagaaaacagtggCAGATTTCCAGAATTACCACTTGAGGGGCTCTGGAAACCTCCACACACGAGATGGGGGAAAGGACTGTGTGTTTCTGGAGGAGATTTGGCCCAGCTCCACCAGGCTTTCAAACTCAACTGTCTCTGGACTCAAGTGCGGAGCTTATTGAGAATGCAGATTGTCGGGTCCTGCCCTCAAGACCGTCTGATTCGGCAAGTCTGGGGCAGGGTCCCCAAACCGCTTTTTAAGCTCTTGAGTGGTTCTACGAAGGTGGTCTGCAGATGGTAATTTCAGAAACAGTGATGTGATGGGTTTTAGCCTCAATTTTCTTCATccgtagattagtggttgccaggggctgggggatggagggtgacgggggtttctttctggggtgatggaaatgttctggaattagtgctgatggttgcacagctctgtgaatatgctaaaaccACTGAATCGTATACTTTAAAAGAGTAAACTTTATGGTATGggaattctatctcaataaagctgtttttaaaaaaatggaatagtAAGGGTTGTCGctaggattaaatgggataaagGCAGTAAAGAACCTCACCCCGTGCCTGGTACAGAGTGAATCCTCCATAAACAAGCCTGCATTTCACACGGTCTCCTTAGCAAACTCCAATGCCCAGTAATAAGGCTGGCGTTTACCAAGCCAGGGGATACTGGCCCAGTTCTTTACAAGTCGGGGGACCATATTGATACACGCAGTGAGTATATGAAATCATGCTAGAAAGAGAAAACTATGTGAAAAACATGCGCGGACATCCACAAGCATCAGAAGAGCACCTCGGGTGATGGAAATCACAAAGCCCTCAGAGCTTAGCACGTTCTTTTGGTTTTCGGCAAAGTTGTTTAAGCTCGTAGTTCTGTCAAAGTGACTtttgtctgttcttttttatgttaCTGAAATGCCATTTCTGTGATCTATGTATTAGGGGACATGAACTGCTACCCAGAGCTAACCAGACAATATTCCCAGAAAGACCTAGAAagcacccccgccccgcccccgccccctgcagaAGAGCAGCATCAAAGCATAATTTAGCACTTACACATAAATTTTAATAAGGGTTATTTGGGGTGCAAGAATGAGTTATTTATTGATCAGAGTGTGATCTAAAATAGTCTGAAGTCGTTATCTTGTCCTCTTCCATCTCAAGGAGTCAAAGTCACTTGAGCACAATGACAACAATAGTTCACATTTATCCAATGATTACTCACAGAACCTTATTTAATCTTAACAGCCCCCGGTTGTAGGTACTTGAtgggccccattttacagatggggaaaccgaggcacaagGAGGCTggtgaacccaggcagtctgactcacGGGCCCGCTCTCTGAGCTGCTTGTAATACTGAATCAGCTACATACCTGGGTGCAGATGGGCAGCAGGAAGTACCAAAGGACAAGAACATGAAGAAGTTGCTGGAAGGCAGGGGAGTCACCTGCACTAATGTTGGGCTGGGGGTGGGTTTCAGCTCACCCATTCCTCACTCACGGCTGCATCCTCTCCCTCTCCTACTCCAGCCCCGGCCTCGGGGCAGGGGTTCTCCTGCCAAGCCTCAGCAGGAAGGGCAGGAGCCCCCAAGAGCAAACTCCCATTCCCAAATTTCTCCGGGACAGTTGGTTGTGCCTCTGTGATAAGCACCAGAGGTTCAGTTTATGGTGGACGTGGGAAAGTTCATAAACTGTGCTTTATTATGGAAAAGCCAAAAGCCTCACTGACATGGAACCCAAGACCAGATGTGAAATTTCAGGACAAGGGAGAAAGTTGGACTGACTGGCACTTTGCTTAGACTCTGGGGCACAGTCACTACGGCCACTCTCCTGATTCTCACGGAGTCCCAGGGCGGAGGGCCAAGGAGAGGTAAGGGGGCCCGGGAGGCCGTACGTACTTGCATTGGCATTGGGGACAGGCACTGGCTGGGTGTAGTACGCAGGCGGATTCATGCCCTTCCCATCCGGGCCCGTCATGAGCCCCGTGGCCGGCCCTGGCATGGGTGCTGGAGGTGTGGGGTAGTAACTGCTAACAGAAACTGTCTCTTCATAGGATGGGGGCGCAGTTGGCACCGAGGAAGGTCCAGCAGCCGCCTGGTAGGATCCTGGAGCAGACATTTTACCTAAAGCAAAACCAGAAGACACCAGATCAGAAATTCAattgacaggggcttccctggtggtgcagtggttgagaatccacctgccaatacaggggacacgggttcgagccctggtccgggaagatcccacatgccgcagagcaactaagcctgtgtgccacaactactgagcctgcgctctagagccagtgctccgtgcctagagcccatgctccgcaacaagagaagccaccgcaatgagaagcccgcgcaccacaacgaagagtagccctggctcgtcgcaactagagaaagcccatgtgcagcaacgaagacccaacgcagccaaaaaattaattaattaattaattaaaaaaattcaattgaCATCTCCCCATCTCTCTTTTCCAccctcaatcttttcttttttttaacatctttattggagtataattgctttacaatgttgtgttagtttctgctgtacaacaaagtgaatcagctatacatatacatatatccccatatcccgcCCCCTgccttgagcctccctcccaccctccctatctcacccctctaggtcgtcacaaagcatcgaggtgatctctctgtgctatgcggctgcttcccactagccatccattttacatttggtagtgtatatatgtcaatgctactctctcacttcgtcccagcttcccctccccctcctgtgacctcaagtccgttctctatgtctgcatctttattcctgccctgcccctaggttcatcagtactgttttttgattccatatatgtgcattagcatctggtatttgtttttctctttctgatttacttcactctgtatgacagactctaggtccatccaactcattacaaataactcagtttcattcctttttatggctgagtagtattccattgtatatatgtgccacatcatctttacccatttatctgtcgatggacatttatgttgcttccatgtcctggctattgcaaatagtgctgcaatgaacatt
It includes:
- the LITAF gene encoding lipopolysaccharide-induced tumor necrosis factor-alpha factor, producing MSAPGSYQAAAGPSSVPTAPPSYEETVSVSSYYPTPPAPMPGPATGLMTGPDGKGMNPPAYYTQPVPVPNANAIAVQTVYVQQPISFFDRPVQMCCPSCNKMIVTQLSYNAGALTWLSCGSLCLLGCIAGCCFIPFCVDALQDVDHYCPNCKALLGTYKRL